In Nocardia terpenica, the genomic window GATCATCTACGCCCGGGTGTCCAAGGACGACAGCACTCGCGCACGGTCGTGTGACGAGCAGATCGTTTCCTGCACTGATGATTGCGATGACGAAGGCTGGCCGATTGGGGATGTGCTCAAAGACAACGATCGTGGCGCGTCGCGGCACTCCAGGCGGGAGCGCGAGGACTTCAAGAAGCTGCCGAGCATCCTCCGGGCAGGTGATGTGCTACTGGTGTGGGAGCCGTCCCGAATCACCCGCGACATGCGCGAATTCGGCTCGTTTTGTGACCTCATGGCCGAGCGCGGCGTTCTGTTGTATTACGAGGGTCGGCTCTATGACGTCAACGACGACGACGACCGCAATCGGGTGTGGCAGGACATCCTCGATGGTGCGAAACAGGTCGGGAAGACACGTAAGCGCGTCCTGCGAGCGATGGCTGCGAACCTGAGCGAGAACAAGCCACATGGTCGAGTGGCGCCGGGCTATCAACTGGTGCGGGATCCGCGTAGCGGTAAGGTGGTGGACCGAGTGCCGCACCCACTGCAGGCACCGTTGCTGCAGGAAGCGGCGCGACGACTACTAGATCATGAATCGAGTCGGTCCGTGAGCCGGTCGATCGCGCCGCGTTGGAAAGAAGCGGGGGGCGGCCGGTTTGACCTCTGCGATATCCGGCGGATACTCACCAGCCCAACGACTTACGGCTTTCGCGTGCACTATGGCGAGGTGGTCGGGACAGGCAAATGGGAGCCGGTCCTGAATCCCGAGCTGTACCGTCCGATAGTGGGGCTGTTGAGTCGGCCCGCGACGCACCGCGGTGTGGAGCCGAAATACCTGTTGTCTCATATTGCGAAGTGCGGCGTGTGTCTGGAGGAGCGCAAGCATCCGGGGACGATTGAGCGCAAAGGCAGATTGAAGAACGAGAAGCAGAGCACGAAGCGCGGAGCGGACCGCTACACCTGCACTGTGTGTCACGGCGTCACCCGGAACCTAGAGCGTGTCGATGATCATGTTGAGGAGTTTCTCTTCTCGGAACTGGAACGCCCCGACGCTCTTGCGAAGCTGACAGCGCGCGACGAGGCGGACAGGGTGTCGGTCGACGAGGAACTCGCCACGATCGATCGCCTTACTGCCGAGCGGGATCAGTTCGTGGTCGACGCAGCGAAAACCCGGATGTCGGCGCAGGCTGTTGCCGTGTACGTCGAGCAGATTGAGGCCCAGATCACGGCGACTCAGGAGCGGCTTAATGCAAGAACCGCTTCAGTGGAT contains:
- a CDS encoding recombinase family protein codes for the protein MTARERRSHGAILRAIIYARVSKDDSTRARSCDEQIVSCTDDCDDEGWPIGDVLKDNDRGASRHSRREREDFKKLPSILRAGDVLLVWEPSRITRDMREFGSFCDLMAERGVLLYYEGRLYDVNDDDDRNRVWQDILDGAKQVGKTRKRVLRAMAANLSENKPHGRVAPGYQLVRDPRSGKVVDRVPHPLQAPLLQEAARRLLDHESSRSVSRSIAPRWKEAGGGRFDLCDIRRILTSPTTYGFRVHYGEVVGTGKWEPVLNPELYRPIVGLLSRPATHRGVEPKYLLSHIAKCGVCLEERKHPGTIERKGRLKNEKQSTKRGADRYTCTVCHGVTRNLERVDDHVEEFLFSELERPDALAKLTARDEADRVSVDEELATIDRLTAERDQFVVDAAKTRMSAQAVAVYVEQIEAQITATQERLNARTASVDPLLLDLVGPDARRRWKALELEQRRDIIRRHLSVTIMRWNRKVSDICVEVRPANASVLAA